One segment of Oncorhynchus keta strain PuntledgeMale-10-30-2019 unplaced genomic scaffold, Oket_V2 Un_contig_1599_pilon_pilon, whole genome shotgun sequence DNA contains the following:
- the LOC127919191 gene encoding uncharacterized protein LOC127919191 isoform X2: MHCNCSQAPNGTTTYHLSEPPPSMNCETEWAYPNGSTLTFKGETNANQVLGLTRQSITTTVCLGSLKYTVDCVKPQVVNKVECNCTMEPRSPSNPDHIKDVRPDAGFSCSTVSCVYQEWFINERTSSQLDTTMGSIGVNMGQHPCGTLLPVPQRIDAVLRAILRFVHSMYMSTTMSQGRKMVTSI; the protein is encoded by the exons ATGCACTGTAACTGTTCTCAAGCTCCCAATGGTACAACAACCTATCACCTCTCAGAGCCCCCGCCTTCAATGAATTGTGAAACAGAGTGGGCATATCCAAAT GGATCCACGCTGACCTTTAAAGGTGAAACAAATGCAAATCAGGTTCTGGGTCTGACCAGACAGTCCATCACTACCACAGTCTGTCTGGGCAGCCTGAAGTATACGGTGGACTGTGTAAAGCCTCAG GTGGTGAATAAAGTAGAAT GTAACTGCACCATGGAACCAAGAAGCCCCTCTAATCCTGACCACATCAAGGATGTCAGACCAG ATGCAgggttttcatgctcaacagtttcctgtgtgtatcaagaatggttcatcaacgaaaggacatccagccaacttgacacaaccatgggaagcattggagtcaacatgggccagcatccctgtggaacgcttttgccCGTGCCCCAACGAATTGATGCTGTTCTGAGAGCAATATTACGTTTTGTACACTCCATGTATATGTCTACCACCATGAGTCAAGGCAGAAAGATGGTGACCTCTATATGA
- the LOC127919191 gene encoding uncharacterized protein LOC127919191 isoform X1, with protein sequence MVSIFAVHVVFLLTRCASFLSMHCNCSQAPNGTTTYHLSEPPPSMNCETEWAYPNGSTLTFKGETNANQVLGLTRQSITTTVCLGSLKYTVDCVKPQVVNKVECNCTMEPRSPSNPDHIKDVRPDAGFSCSTVSCVYQEWFINERTSSQLDTTMGSIGVNMGQHPCGTLLPVPQRIDAVLRAILRFVHSMYMSTTMSQGRKMVTSI encoded by the exons TGGTGTTTCTGCTGACTAGATGTGCCAGCTTCCTGTCCATGCACTGTAACTGTTCTCAAGCTCCCAATGGTACAACAACCTATCACCTCTCAGAGCCCCCGCCTTCAATGAATTGTGAAACAGAGTGGGCATATCCAAAT GGATCCACGCTGACCTTTAAAGGTGAAACAAATGCAAATCAGGTTCTGGGTCTGACCAGACAGTCCATCACTACCACAGTCTGTCTGGGCAGCCTGAAGTATACGGTGGACTGTGTAAAGCCTCAG GTGGTGAATAAAGTAGAAT GTAACTGCACCATGGAACCAAGAAGCCCCTCTAATCCTGACCACATCAAGGATGTCAGACCAG ATGCAgggttttcatgctcaacagtttcctgtgtgtatcaagaatggttcatcaacgaaaggacatccagccaacttgacacaaccatgggaagcattggagtcaacatgggccagcatccctgtggaacgcttttgccCGTGCCCCAACGAATTGATGCTGTTCTGAGAGCAATATTACGTTTTGTACACTCCATGTATATGTCTACCACCATGAGTCAAGGCAGAAAGATGGTGACCTCTATATGA